One Owenweeksia hongkongensis DSM 17368 genomic region harbors:
- a CDS encoding DMT family transporter → MNESTKNWQAWALFALLALIWGSSFILMKYGLQSFSYSQIGMIRVSLAFWFTFVIAFRRLRFLRKKDILPLLVVGLLGNAIPYLLFPLAVTKLDSGLVGILNSLVPLFTLIIGVLFYKAKVGIPSVVGILIGLAGAVWLLIPGIEIDPTKLQYGALPILATLCYAISINTLSSWLKHLDSLTITLLSLLFVGIPATIYVFTTDFLHIMQTDDQAWISLSYVAILGIVGSSLAVIIFNYLIKNTDSLFASSVTYLIPLVALIWGLVDGENIGIDHVFGMGAILLGVYVVNARRKYREKKN, encoded by the coding sequence ATGAACGAAAGCACTAAAAACTGGCAGGCGTGGGCGTTGTTCGCGCTGCTTGCACTTATTTGGGGGAGCTCCTTTATTTTAATGAAATACGGCTTGCAATCCTTTTCCTATAGCCAAATTGGGATGATTCGGGTGTCGCTTGCTTTTTGGTTCACCTTCGTTATTGCCTTTAGGCGATTGCGATTTCTTCGTAAAAAAGATATTCTTCCATTACTCGTGGTTGGACTTTTAGGAAATGCAATTCCATACCTTTTATTTCCATTGGCTGTTACCAAATTGGACAGTGGTTTGGTAGGGATTCTCAATTCCTTGGTTCCGCTTTTTACTTTAATAATAGGCGTGCTTTTCTATAAAGCCAAAGTTGGTATTCCTTCTGTCGTTGGAATTTTAATAGGATTGGCCGGGGCTGTTTGGCTGCTGATACCAGGTATTGAAATTGACCCAACAAAACTACAGTATGGGGCGCTACCGATTTTAGCAACCTTGTGTTATGCTATTTCCATCAATACTCTCAGCTCATGGCTTAAGCATTTAGACTCTTTAACCATCACATTGTTGAGTTTGCTATTTGTGGGTATCCCTGCCACTATTTATGTTTTCACCACAGACTTTCTCCATATTATGCAAACGGATGATCAGGCGTGGATTAGTCTTTCTTATGTGGCTATTTTAGGAATAGTAGGTTCAAGTTTAGCGGTTATTATTTTCAATTATTTGATTAAAAATACCGACTCGCTTTTTGCTTCATCCGTTACTTATTTGATTCCCTTGGTGGCACTTATTTGGGGCTTGGTAGATGGTGAAAATATTGGAATTGACCACGTTTTTGGAATGGGAGCTATTTTGCTAGGAGTTTATGTGGTGAATGCAAGGAGGAAATACAGGGAGAAGAAAAATTAA